The following coding sequences lie in one Arabidopsis thaliana chromosome 3, partial sequence genomic window:
- a CDS encoding 2-oxoglutarate (2OG) and Fe(II)-dependent oxygenase superfamily protein (2-oxoglutarate (2OG) and Fe(II)-dependent oxygenase superfamily protein; FUNCTIONS IN: molecular_function unknown; INVOLVED IN: biological_process unknown; LOCATED IN: chloroplast; Has 428 Blast hits to 428 proteins in 59 species: Archae - 0; Bacteria - 0; Metazoa - 0; Fungi - 0; Plants - 428; Viruses - 0; Other Eukaryotes - 0 (source: NCBI BLink).) → MAFSSAHLNHHQPLIKHGGATAAPPPTPSCSHLNTTSKSETAVDALSSLFHRLPPLLSLPNRRSIPSLPMVSLSAGDRLEWDDLISAVTDFGYFQLINDDSDILFPPGIAEAAESDSLSLLELSEEKKESSFPKKWPLGYEADAETPSFCLDADCSTDSSELNLSSLREFTRTLEKVGLKTVEMLANALGFGYDSTRFNTLMWVNQGVPDDEPEVTNGFYPFVVCLQYQIREQKYCLLTESGWVSVLPRVDSVLVTLGDIAQVWRNGEVKRVKYRPVLCSGQKDGPVKCVTMTLMLTLPMDSMVSSLKDMISDGDKEEEYAEEEEEDGGARSDERRAFRPFSFKEYAWRVYQERLFFRDPLDRYRIKSLKD, encoded by the exons ATGGCTTTCTCTTCAGCTCACCTCAACCACCACCAACCTTTGATCAAGCACGGTGGAGCCACGGCGGCGCCTCCTCCGACCCCGTCATGCTCACATCTCAACACCACCAGCAAATCGGAGACAGCAGTTGACGCTCTCTCCAGTCTTTTCCACCGTCTCCCTCCTTTGCTTTCACTCCCCAACCGTCGCTCCATCCCTTCTCTTCCGATGGTATCTCTCTCCGCCGGAGATAGACTTGAATGGGACGATCTTATCTCCGCCGTGACTGATTTCGGCTATTTCCAACTCATTAACGATGACTCCGATATTCTTTTCCCTCCTGGGATCGCTGAAGCAGCCGAGTCTGACTCACTCTCGCTCTTAGAGCTcagtgaagagaagaaggaatcaTCGTTTCCGAAGAAATGGCCGCTAGGCTACGAAGCCGATGCTGAAACGCCATCGTTTTGCCTTGACGCCGACTGTTCAACCGACTCGAGCGAGTTAAATCTGAGTTCGCTCCGTGAGTTCACTCGGACTCTAGAGAAAGTTGGACTGAAGACGGTAGAGATGCTGGCGAATGCACTTGGGTTTGGATATGATTCAACCCGGTTTAATACTCTGATGTGGGTTAACCAAGGTGTTCCTGATGATGAACCGGAGGTAACCAACGGATTTTAtccttttgttgtttgtttacaGTATCAGATAAGGGAACAGAAGTATTGTTTGCTAACCGAGTCTGGTTGGGTGTCCGTTTTACCCCGAGTTGACTCGGTTCTTGTGACGTTGGGTGACATTGCTCAG GTTTGGAGAAATGGAGAGGTCAAAAGAGTGAAATATCGACCAGTGTTGTGTTCAGGACAAAAAGATGGTCCAGTAAAGTGTGTAACAATGACATTGATGCTTACACTTCCCATGGACAGTATGGTTTCATCATTGAAGGATATGATCAGTGACGgcgacaaagaagaagagtatgcagaggaggaggaagaagatggaggagCAAGAAGTGATGAGAGAAGGGCATTTAGGCCTTTTAGTTTCAAGGAGTACGCATGGAGAGTGTACCAAGAACGTCTCTTCTTCAGGGATCCACTTGACAGATACAgaatcaaatctttaaaagattGA
- a CDS encoding Clathrin, heavy chain (Clathrin, heavy chain; FUNCTIONS IN: structural molecule activity, binding; INVOLVED IN: intracellular protein transport, vesicle-mediated transport; LOCATED IN: plasma membrane, vacuole; EXPRESSED IN: male gametophyte, guard cell, cultured cell, pollen tube; EXPRESSED DURING: L mature pollen stage, M germinated pollen stage; CONTAINS InterPro DOMAIN/s: Clathrin, heavy chain (InterPro:IPR016341), Clathrin, heavy chain, linker/propeller domain (InterPro:IPR016025), Tetratricopeptide-like helical (InterPro:IPR011990), Clathrin, heavy chain, propeller, N-terminal (InterPro:IPR001473), Clathrin, heavy chain, linker, core motif (InterPro:IPR015348), Clathrin, heavy chain, propeller repeat (InterPro:IPR022365), Armadillo-type fold (InterPro:IPR016024), Clathrin, heavy chain/VPS, 7-fold repeat (InterPro:IPR000547); BEST Arabidopsis thaliana protein match is: Clathrin, heavy chain (TAIR:AT3G08530.1); Has 1621 Blast hits to 1503 proteins in 495 species: Archae - 0; Bacteria - 35; Metazoa - 935; Fungi - 178; Plants - 133; Viruses - 0; Other Eukaryotes - 340 (source: NCBI BLink).) has protein sequence MAAANAPIIMKEVLTLPSVGIGQQFITFTNVTMESDKYICVRETAPQNSVVIIDMNMPMQPLRRPITADSALMNPNSRILALKAQVPGTTQDHLQIFNIEAKAKLKSHQMPEQVAFWKWITPKMLGLVTQTSVYHWSIEGDSEPVKMFDRTANLANNQIINYKCSPNEKWLVLIGIAPGSPERPQLVKGNMQLFSVDQQRSQALEAHAASFAQFKVPGNENPSILISFASKSFNAGQITSKLHVIELGAQPGKPSFTKKQADLFFPPDFADDFPVAMQVSHKFNLIYVITKLGLLFVYDLETASAIYRNRISPDPIFLTSEASSVGGFYAINRRGQVLLATVNEATIIPFISGQLNNLELAVNLAKRGNLPGAENLVVQRFQELFAQTKYKEAAELAAESPQGILRTPDTVAKFQSVPVQAGQTPPLLQYFGTLLTRGKLNSYESLELSRLVVNQNKKNLLENWLAEDKLECSEELGDLVKTVDNDLALKIYIKARATPKVVAAFAERREFDKILIYSKQVGYTPDYMFLLQTILRTDPQGAVNFALMMSQMEGGCPVDYNTITDLFLQRNLIREATAFLLDVLKPNLPEHAFLQTKVLEINLVTFPNVADAILANGMFSHYDRPRVAQLCEKAGLYIQSLKHYSELPDIKRVIVNTHAIEPQALVEFFGTLSSEWAMECMKDLLLVNLRGNLQIIVQACKEYCEQLGVDACIKLFEQFKSYEGLYFFLGSYLSMSEDPEIHFKYIEAAAKTGQIKEVERVTRESNFYDAEKTKNFLMEAKLPDARPLINVCDRFGFVPDLTHYLYTNNMLRYIEGYVQKVNPGNAPLVVGQLLDDECPEDFIKGLILSVRSLLPVEPLVAECEKRNRLRLLTQFLEHLVSEGSQDVHVHNALGKIIIDSNNNPEHFLTTNPYYDSKVVGKYCEKRDPTLAVVAYRRGQCDEELINVTNKNSLFKLQARYVVERMDGDLWEKVLTEENEYRRQLIDQVVSTALPESKSPEQVSAAVKAFMTADLPHELIELLEKIVLQNSAFSGNFNLQNLLILTAIKADPSRVMDYINRLDNFDGPAVGEVAVDAQLYEEAFAIFKKFNLNVQAVNVLLDNVRSIERAVEFAFRVEEDAVWSQVAKAQLREGLVSDAIESFIRADDTTQFLEVIRASEDTNVYDDLVRYLLMVRQKVKEPKVDSELIYAYAKIERLGEIEEFILMPNVANLQHVGDRLYDEALYEAAKIIYAFISNWAKLAVTLVKLQQFQGAVDAARKANSAKTWKEVCFACVDAEEFRLAQICGLNIIIQVDDLEEVSEYYQNRGCFNELISLMESGLGLERAHMGIFTELGVLYARYRYEKLMEHIKLFSTRLNIPKLIRACDEQQHWQELTYLYIQYDEFDNAATTVMNHSPEAWEHMQFKDIVAKVANVELYYKAVHFYLQEHPDIINDLLNVLALRLDHTRVVDIMRKAGHLRLIKPYMVAVQSNNVSAVNEALNEIYAEEEDYDRLRESIDLHDSFDQIGLAQKIEKHELVEMRRVAAYIYKKAGRWKQSIALSKKDNMYKDCMETASQSGDHDLAEQLLVYFIEQGKKECFATCLFVCYDLIRPDVALELAWINNMIDFAFPYLLQFIREYSGKVDELIKDKLEAQKEVKAKEQEEKDVMSQQNMYAQLLPLALPAPPMPGMGGGGYGPPPQMGGMPGMSGMPPMPPYGMPPMGGY, from the exons ATGGCGGCTGCTAACGCGCCCATCATTATGAAGGAGGTCCTAACG CTTCCGAGCGTTGGGATCGGTCAACAGTTCATCACCTTTACAAATGTTACTATGGAGTCTGATAAGTACATATGTGTACGAGAGACGGCACCGCAGAACAGTGTTGTAATTATCGATATGAATATGCCGATGCAGCCTTTAAGGAGGCCTATAACTGCTGATTCTGCTCTTATGAACCCAAACTCGAGGATCCTTGCCTTAAAAG CTCAAGTTCCAGGAACTACTCAGGATCATCTACAGATATTTAACATTGAAGCAAAGGCAAAGTTGAAGTCACATCAGATGCCTGAGCAG GTTGCTTTTTGGAAGTGGATCACACCTAAGATGCTGGGACTGGTCACACAAACTTCTGTGTATCATTGGTCAATTGAAG GTGATTCTGAGCCAGTTAAGATGTTTGATAGAACGGCTAATTTGGcaaacaatcaaattataaactataagTGCTCTCCTAATGAGAAGTGGTTGGTCTTGATTGGAATTGCCCCTGGCTCTCCTGAG AGACCACAATTGGTGAAAGGAAATATGCAGCTTTTCTCTGTGGATCAACAGCGGAGCCAGGCCCTTGAAGCACATGCTGCATCTTTTGCTCAGTTTAAG GTCCCTGGGAATGAGAATCCTTCGATTCTTATATCATTTGCAAGCAAGAGCTTTAATGCTGGGCAGATAACATCAAAGCTGCATGTTATTGAACTTGGTGCCCAACCAG GGAAACCATCATTTACAAAAAAGCAGGCAGATCTCTTTTTCCCCCCAGATTTTGCTGATGATTTTCCTGTGGCCATGCAG GTCTCTCACAAGTTTAACTTGATTTATGTCATCACCAAGCTTGGCCTGCTGTTTGTATATGATCTAGAGACAGCTTCTGCTATCTACAGAAATCGGATAAGTCCGGACCCAATTTTCTTAACGTCTGAAGCTTCCTCAGTTGGGGGTTTCTATGCCATTAATAGGCGAGGACAAGTTCTTTTGGCAACAGTAAATGAGGCCACCATAATACCTTTTATTAGTGGTCAA TTGAACAATTTGGAACTTGCTGTCAATCTTGCTAAAAGAGGAAACCTCCCTGGTGCAGAAAATCTG GTTGTCCAGCGGTTCCAAGAGTTATTTGCTCAAACAAAGTACAAGGAGGCTGCTGAGCTTGCTGCTGAATCTCCTCAGGGCATTCTACGGACACCTGATACGGTGGCCAAATTCCAG AGTGTTCCTGTACAAGCAGGGCAAACTCCTCCATTGTTACAGTATTTTGGGACCCTTTTGACTAGAGGGAAGCTCAAttcatatgagtctttggaaCTATCTCGGCTTGTTgtgaatcaaaacaaaaagaacctCTTGGAAAACTGGTTGGCAGAGGATAAGTTAGAATGCAGTGAAGAACTCGGAGACCTTGTCAAA ACTGTGGATAATGACCTTGCTCTAAAAATATACATCAAAGCTAGAGCTACTCCAAAAGTCGTTGCAGCTTTTGCAGAGCGAAGGGAGTTTGAcaaaatattgatttattcAAAGCAG GTTGGGTACACACCTGATTACATGTTTCTTCTGCAAACGATACTCCGTACGGATCCTCAG GGAGCAGTAAATTTTGCTTTAATGATGTCCCAAATGGAAGGAGGTTGTCCAGTTGACTACAACACTATCACTGATCTTTTCCTTCAG AGAAATCTGATCCGTGAAGCGACTGCTTTCCTTCTGGATGTTCTGAAGCCAAATTTACCCGAGCATGCTTTTCTGCAAACTAAG GTTTTGGAGATCAATTTGGTAACCTTTCCTAATGTGGCTGATGCAATCTTAGCAAATGGGATGTTCAGCCATTATGACCGGCCTCGTGTTGCTCAGCTTTGTGAAAAGGCTGGACTTTACATCCAATCTTTAAAG CATTACTCAGAGTTACCTGATATCAAACGTGTAATTGTGAACACACATGCTATTGAGCCACAG GCTCTTGTCGAGTTTTTTGGTACTCTTTCTAGCGAGTGGGCAATGGAGTGCATGAAAGATCTCCTGTTGGTCAACCTGAGAGGCAACCTTCAGATAATCGTTCAG GCTTGCAAGGAGTACTGTGAGCAACTTGGTGTTGATGCATGCATTAAACTCTTTGAGCAATTCAAGTCGTACGAAGGGCTGTACTTTTTCCTAGGTTCATACTTGAGTATGAG TGAGGATCCTGAGATTCACTTCAAGTACATCGAAGCAGCTGCCAAGACTGGTCAAATAAAGGAGGTTGAGCGTGTGACTAGAGAGTCTAACTTTTATGATGCGGAAAAGACGAAGAACTTTTTAATGGAAGCTAAGCTTCCTGATGCCCGACCTTTGATTAATGTCTGTGATCGTTTTGGCTTTGTACCTGATCTTACTCATTACCTCTACACAAACAACATGCTGCGTTACATTGAAGGTTACGTTCAGAAG GTGAATCCTGGGAATGCTCCCTTAGTTGTGGGGCAGTTGCTTGATGACGAATGCCCTGAAGATTTTATAAAAGGCCTCATTCTTTCTGTTCGTTCATTACTTCCTGTTGAACCCCTTGTTGCAGAATGTGAAAAGAG AAATCGACTCCGTCTCCTCACTCAGTTCTTGGAGCATCTAGTTAGTGAGGGAAGCCAAGATGTGCATGTCCATAATGCCTTGGGTAAAATTATCATAGACAGTAACAACAACCCCGAGCATTTCCTGACCACCAATCCTTACTACGACTCTAAGGTTGTGGGTAAGTACTGCGAGAAACGTGATCCCACTCTGGCTGTTGTGGCATACAGAAGAGGACAATGTGACGAGGAACTCATCAATGTCACCAACAAGAACTCTTTGTTCAAGTTACAAGCCAG GTACGTAGTGGAGAGGATGGATGGTGACCTCTGGGAGAAGGTTCTTAcggaagaaaatgaatatagGAGGCAACTTATAGACCAAGTTGTGTCTACTGCTTTACCAGAAAGCAAGAGCCCAGAGCAAGTTTCTGCAGCTGTTAAAGCATTCATGACTGCTGATTTGCCACATGAGCTAATTGAGCTTCTGGAAAAAATTGTGCTTCAAAATTCTGCCTTCAGTGGAAATTTCAATCTGCAAAATCTACTTATACTGACAGCTATTAAGGCAGATCCGTCCAGAGTTATGGATTACATTAACAGGCTGGATAATTTCGATGGTCCAGCTGTTGGAGAAGTGGCAGTGGATGCTCAATTGTATGAGGAAGCATTTGCGATTTTCAAGAAGTTTAACTTAAATGTTCAGGCTGTCAACGTATTGTTGGATAACGTCAGAAGCATTGAACGTGCTGTTGAGTTTGCTTTCCGGGTCGAAGAAGATGCTGTTTGGAGTCAAGTCGCTAAGGCACAGCTCAGGGAAGGACTAGTCAGTGATGCTATTGAGTCCTTTATCCGAGCTGATGACACCACTCAGTTCTTGGAGGTCATCCGAGCCTCTGAAGATACTAATGTCTATGATGACTTGGTCAGATACCTTCTGATGGTTAGACAGAAGGTGAAGGAACCCAAGGTGGATAGTGAGCTCATCTATGCTTATGCAAAGATTGAAAGGTTGGGTGAGATTGAAGAATTTATTCTGATGCCCAACGTTGCCAACCTTCAACATGTTGGTGACCGTTTGTACGATGAAGCTCTGTATGAGGCTGCAAAGATAATATATGCATTCATATCGAATTGGGCCAAGTTAGCCGTCACCCTTGTGAAGTTGCAACAGTTCCAAGGTGCTGTTGATGCTGCAAGGAAAGCAAACAGTGCAAAGACATGGAAGGAAGTCTGCTTTGCTTGTGTTGATGCTGAGGAATTCCGACTGGCTCAAATCTGTGGACTTAACATTATCATACAG GTGGATGACCTGGAAGAAGTAAGCGAGTACTACCAGAACAGAGGATGCTTCAATGAATTGATCTCCCTTATGGAGAGTGGACTTGGTCTGGAACGTGCTCACATGGGTATCTTCACCGAGTTAGGAGTACTGTACGCCAGATATCGTTATGAGAAGCTTATGGAACACATCAAGTTGTTCTCTACTCGACTCAATATTCCCAAGCTTATCCGGGCCTGTGATGAACAACAGCATTGGCAGGAACTTACCTATCTTTACATTCAATATGATGAGTTTGATAATGCTGCAACCACTGTTATGAATCATTCTCCTGAAGCATGGGAGCACATGCAATTCAAAGACATTGTTGCCAAGGTTGCGAATGTTGAGCTTTACTATAAGGCCGTTCACTTCTACTTGCAAGAGCACCCTGATATAATCAACGATCTTCTCAATGTGCTTGCTCTGCGGTTAGATCACACGCGTGTCGTTGATATTATGCGCAAG GCTGGTCACTTGCGCCTTATTAAGCCATATATGGTTGCAGTTCAGAGCAATAATGTATCTGCTGTAAATGAAGCTCTGAATGAGATatatgcagaagaagaagactatgACAGGTTGCGCGAGTCTATTGATTTGCATGACAGTTTTGACCAGATAGGTCTCGCTCAGAAG ATTGAGAAACACGAGCTTGTTGAAATGAGACGTGTGGCTGCTTATATCTATAAGAAAGCTGGTAGATGGAAGCAATCGATTGCTTTGTCAAAGAAAGATAACATGTACAAGGACTGTATGGAAACTGCTTCGCAATCCGGCGACCATGATCTTGCAGAACAACTTCTCGTCTACTTCATTGAACAG GGGAAAAAGGAATGCTTTGCTACATGTCTCTTTGTCTGTTATGACTTAATCCGACCAGACGTTGCTCTAGAACTTGCTTGGATCAACAATATGATCGACTTTGCCTTCCCGTATCTCCTCCAG TTTATCCGAGAATACTCCGGCAAAGTGGATGAGCTAATCAAGGACAAGCTGGAGGCACAAAAAGAGGTGAAGGCCAAAGAACAGGAAGAGAAGGATGTCATGTCACAACAG AACATGTACGCCCAATTATTACCACTGGCTCTACCCGCACCACCGATGCCAGGAATGGGAGGTGGCGGGTATGGTCCACCACCACAAATGGGTGGAATGCCAGGAATGTCAGGAATGCCTCCAATGCCTCCATATGGAATGCCACCGATGGGCGGCTACTAA
- a CDS encoding 2-oxoglutarate (2OG) and Fe(II)-dependent oxygenase superfamily protein — protein MAFSSAHLNHHQPLIKHGGATAAPPPTPSCSHLNTTSKSETAVDALSSLFHRLPPLLSLPNRRSIPSLPMVSLSAGDRLEWDDLISAVTDFGYFQLINDDSDILFPPGIAEAAESDSLSLLELSEEKKESSFPKKWPLGYEADAETPSFCLDADCSTDSSELNLSSLREFTRTLEKVGLKTVEMLANALGFGYDSTRFNTLMWVNQGVPDDEPEVWRNGEVKRVKYRPVLCSGQKDGPVKCVTMTLMLTLPMDSMVSSLKDMISDGDKEEEYAEEEEEDGGARSDERRAFRPFSFKEYAWRVYQERLFFRDPLDRYRIKSLKD, from the exons ATGGCTTTCTCTTCAGCTCACCTCAACCACCACCAACCTTTGATCAAGCACGGTGGAGCCACGGCGGCGCCTCCTCCGACCCCGTCATGCTCACATCTCAACACCACCAGCAAATCGGAGACAGCAGTTGACGCTCTCTCCAGTCTTTTCCACCGTCTCCCTCCTTTGCTTTCACTCCCCAACCGTCGCTCCATCCCTTCTCTTCCGATGGTATCTCTCTCCGCCGGAGATAGACTTGAATGGGACGATCTTATCTCCGCCGTGACTGATTTCGGCTATTTCCAACTCATTAACGATGACTCCGATATTCTTTTCCCTCCTGGGATCGCTGAAGCAGCCGAGTCTGACTCACTCTCGCTCTTAGAGCTcagtgaagagaagaaggaatcaTCGTTTCCGAAGAAATGGCCGCTAGGCTACGAAGCCGATGCTGAAACGCCATCGTTTTGCCTTGACGCCGACTGTTCAACCGACTCGAGCGAGTTAAATCTGAGTTCGCTCCGTGAGTTCACTCGGACTCTAGAGAAAGTTGGACTGAAGACGGTAGAGATGCTGGCGAATGCACTTGGGTTTGGATATGATTCAACCCGGTTTAATACTCTGATGTGGGTTAACCAAGGTGTTCCTGATGATGAACCGGAG GTTTGGAGAAATGGAGAGGTCAAAAGAGTGAAATATCGACCAGTGTTGTGTTCAGGACAAAAAGATGGTCCAGTAAAGTGTGTAACAATGACATTGATGCTTACACTTCCCATGGACAGTATGGTTTCATCATTGAAGGATATGATCAGTGACGgcgacaaagaagaagagtatgcagaggaggaggaagaagatggaggagCAAGAAGTGATGAGAGAAGGGCATTTAGGCCTTTTAGTTTCAAGGAGTACGCATGGAGAGTGTACCAAGAACGTCTCTTCTTCAGGGATCCACTTGACAGATACAgaatcaaatctttaaaagattGA
- a CDS encoding uncharacterized protein (unknown protein; Has 6 Blast hits to 6 proteins in 3 species: Archae - 0; Bacteria - 0; Metazoa - 0; Fungi - 0; Plants - 5; Viruses - 0; Other Eukaryotes - 1 (source: NCBI BLink).): MPPNNNLRSVIAQCRNFYTSRSSREWKREMFLIRGPGMALGLGLGYIVVGGNVSELEADRRQWTGDHVDLRKKMWPELKDKEWFRITSRMWSESDIRKKMLRMRSDLWESMGVSRSSDLWEEKMWDYLTKKMWYDLWKSMWSDRS; this comes from the exons ATGCCACCGAACAACAATCTGAGATCCGTAATCGCTCAG TGCCGCAATTTCTATACGTCCCGCAGTAGCAGAG agtggaagagagagatgttTTTAATTCGAGGTCCAGGGATGGCTCTGGGATTGGGCTTAG gTTATATTGTGGTTGGGGGAAACGTATCGGAACTTGAGGCAGATCGGCGACAG TGGACGGGAGACCACGTCGAtttaaggaagaagatgtgGCCAGAACTAAAGGATAAGGAGTGGTTTAGGATTACGTCAAGGATGTGGTCTGAGTCTGATATAAGGAAAAAGATGTTGCGTATGAGGTCTGATCTATGGGAGTCTATGGGAGTCAGCAGGTCGTCTGATCTATGGGAGGAAAAGATGTGGGATTATCTAACGAAAAAGATGTGGTATGATCTATGGAAAAGCATGTGGTCTGATCGATCTTAG
- a CDS encoding uncharacterized protein (unknown protein; FUNCTIONS IN: molecular_function unknown; INVOLVED IN: biological_process unknown; LOCATED IN: cellular_component unknown; Has 2 Blast hits to 2 proteins in 1 species: Archae - 0; Bacteria - 0; Metazoa - 0; Fungi - 0; Plants - 2; Viruses - 0; Other Eukaryotes - 0 (source: NCBI BLink).) yields the protein MAPNNNLRSLIALFGEKKITNKRRRRKEERTLISDDATQQQSEIHNRSGSKRAERIVYVGVEFKNFVPSVMNGFYAFCALETIQVFEYLRTMERDLRERFPEVEVQQDPLFVSSPQLPAAAADAAIYVRLVAATTCGKTQPPAVTKRTCSL from the exons ATGGCACCGAACAACAATCTGAGGTCCTTAATCGCGCTG TTTGGGGAGAAGAAAATCACAAATAAGaggcgaagaagaaaagaagagcgAACCCTAATTTCCGATGATGCCACTCAACAACAGTCTGAGATCCATAATCGCTCAG GGTCGAAAAGAGCCGAAAGAATTGTTTACGTCGGCGTTGAGTTTAAGAATTTTGTGCCATCGGTAATGAACGGATTTTATGCTTTCTGTGCGTTGG AAACAATCCAGGTATTCGAATATCTTCGAACGATGGAGAGAGATCTGAGAGAACGTTTTCCCGAAGTG GAAGTACAGCAGGATCC ATTGTTCGTTTCGTCGCCGCAACTACCTGCGGCTGCGGCAGACGCAGCTATTTATGTTCGTTTAGTTGCCGCAACTACCTGCGGCAAAACGCAACCGCCGGCGGTAACTAAACGAACATGCTCATTATAA